The Sneathiella limimaris region CAGCTCTGGGGCTTCGGGCTGTCGGGATTGCTGATCGAAATACCTTGGCGGGCGTTGTGCGAGCCCATAAGGCTGCAAAAGCCAGTGGGATCCGGCTTGTTATCGGGACCCGGCTGGTTTTGAGAGATGGATTTGAAATCCTATGTTTTCCAACAGATAAAGCCGCTTATGGTCGGCTCACGCAACTTCTTAGTCTGGGGAATCGCCGAGCAGAAAAAGGGGAATGTCATCTGTCGTTTGAGGATGTGGTGACGTTTGGGGATGGACAGATTTTCATCGCGATGCCGCCTGATAAGCAACTGGATGATTTTGAAATCTGGGTTCAAAAGCTTGCAAGTGCATTTCCCAAAACCAGCTATGTTGCTCTCAAAAATCTATTGGGAATAGAAGATGCTCGTCAGTTGGCAGAATTGTCGGTGCTTGCAAAGCACTGTGGTTTGCCGACTGTTACCTGTAATGATGTGCTTTATCACATTCCCAGCCGTCGTCCGCTTCAGGATGTGCTGACCTGTATTCGAGAGCACGTTAAAATTCATGATGCCGGGTTTTTACTAGAAGCTAATGCGGAGCGATATCTAAAAGGTCCAAAAGAGATATATCGCCTGTTTTCCGGCTACGAACCATCGGTCCGGCGGAGCCTTGAAATCGTTGAGCGATGTCAATTTTCTCTTGATGAAATTGCCTATCAATATCCAGATGAGCCAAGCGGTGATAGCCCTACTCCACAGGCAGAGTTGGAACGATTAACCTGGATCGGGGCGCAAAAACGGTACCCTGAAGGGGTGCCAGAAAAAGTGACGACAACTTTGCAGCACGAATTGTCGTTAATTGGAAAGCTGTCTTATGCTCCTTATTTTCTGACTGTTTATGACATTGTCCGTTTTGCCCGCTCTCTTGAACCGCCCATTTTGTGCCAGGGCCGGGGTTCAGCTGCAAATTCAGCCGTTTGTTATTGCCTTGGGATCACAGCAGTGAACCCTTCCGAGATCAATCTTTTGTTTGAGCGGTTTATTTCGGCTGAGCGAGGTGAGCCGCCGGATATTGATGTGGATTTTGAGCATGAGCGCCGTGAAGAGGTGATTCAGTATATATATAACAAATACGGTCGGCATCGGGCTGGTATTGCAGCGACAGTTGTCACTTACCGGACCAAAAGTGCCATTCGGGAGGTGGGAAAGGTCATGGGCCTTTCCGAGGATGTTATCGGTGCCCTCTCCAGCAGTGTTTGGGGGCATAGTTCGACGGGCCTGACATGGGAGCAGGCTGCATCCCTTGGTATTGGCCCAACGGATCGAAATATCCGTTATGTCCTGAAATTGGCGAAAGAGTTGATCGGATTTCCCCGACATTTGTCGCAACATGTGGGTGGCTTTGTCATTACACGGGATCCACTGATTGAAATATCGCCTATTTCCAATGCTGCGATGGAGGATCGGACCATTGTGGAGTGGGATAAGGATGATCTCGATGCTCTTGGAATTTTGAAAATCGATGTCTTATCACTTGGTATGCTGACTTGCATCCGCAAAGCCTTTGATTTGCTGGGTCAACATTATGGTGTGATGATGGATCTTGCGGCAATCCCACGGGATGATAAATCGACCTACGAAATGATTCAAAGGGCTGATACGGTTGGCGTTTTCCAAATTGAGAGTCGGGCCCAGATGTCTATGCTACCGCGTTTGAAGCCTGCAAATTTTTATGATCTGGTGATCGAAGTTGCCATCGTTCGTCCAGGCCCTATTCAGGGTGATATGGTGCATCCATATTTGCGTCGACGACAAGGACTGGAGCCCGTTTCCTATCCATCCGAAGAGTTGAAATCAGTATTGGAGAAAACCAAAGGGGTTCCTCTTTTCCAAGAGCAGGCCATGCAGATTGCTATGGTGGCAGCAGGGTTTACAGCGGAAGAGGCGGATCAATTGCGCCGGGCGATGGCAACCTTCAAGCGAACCGGCGATATCGGGAATTTCAAGATCCGTTTTATTGAGGGGATGAAAGCCCGTGGGTATGAGCCAGAGTTTGCTGAGCAATGTTTTCGCCAAATTGAAGGCTTTAGCGATTATGGGTTTCCAGAAAGCCATTCGGCCAGTTTTGCGTTGTTGGCTTACGCCTCATCCTGGTTGAAGTGCCATTACCCTGATGTGTTCAGCGCAGCCATTTTAAACTCGCAACCTATGGGATTTTATTCTGCTTCCAGCTTGGTTCGTGATTTTCGGGAACATGGTGGGCAGGTTCTTGCTGCGGATATTAATAGAAGCGAATGGGATTACACGTTGGAAGGGGCAAGCCGATCAAAGCAGTATTGGGCCTTGCGGGTTGGACTTCGGCAGGTGAAGGGGTTGAGTGAGGCAGCGGCCCGGCGGTTGGTGGCGCGGCGAAGGAATGGGTATGACAGTGTTAGGGATCTTTATTTTCGTGCAGAACTTGATATGAAATCCTTGGAGATGCTGGCGAATGCAGATGCTTTTCGCTCTATCGGCATGGATCGCCGGTCCGCTCTTTGGGCTGTGCGAGGGCTGTCAGGGCAGGGAGGACGGCGCGGGGCGTTG contains the following coding sequences:
- a CDS encoding error-prone DNA polymerase, which produces MMPQGVEQSYAELAVSSNFSFLRGASHPDELVVTAAALGLRAVGIADRNTLAGVVRAHKAAKASGIRLVIGTRLVLRDGFEILCFPTDKAAYGRLTQLLSLGNRRAEKGECHLSFEDVVTFGDGQIFIAMPPDKQLDDFEIWVQKLASAFPKTSYVALKNLLGIEDARQLAELSVLAKHCGLPTVTCNDVLYHIPSRRPLQDVLTCIREHVKIHDAGFLLEANAERYLKGPKEIYRLFSGYEPSVRRSLEIVERCQFSLDEIAYQYPDEPSGDSPTPQAELERLTWIGAQKRYPEGVPEKVTTTLQHELSLIGKLSYAPYFLTVYDIVRFARSLEPPILCQGRGSAANSAVCYCLGITAVNPSEINLLFERFISAERGEPPDIDVDFEHERREEVIQYIYNKYGRHRAGIAATVVTYRTKSAIREVGKVMGLSEDVIGALSSSVWGHSSTGLTWEQAASLGIGPTDRNIRYVLKLAKELIGFPRHLSQHVGGFVITRDPLIEISPISNAAMEDRTIVEWDKDDLDALGILKIDVLSLGMLTCIRKAFDLLGQHYGVMMDLAAIPRDDKSTYEMIQRADTVGVFQIESRAQMSMLPRLKPANFYDLVIEVAIVRPGPIQGDMVHPYLRRRQGLEPVSYPSEELKSVLEKTKGVPLFQEQAMQIAMVAAGFTAEEADQLRRAMATFKRTGDIGNFKIRFIEGMKARGYEPEFAEQCFRQIEGFSDYGFPESHSASFALLAYASSWLKCHYPDVFSAAILNSQPMGFYSASSLVRDFREHGGQVLAADINRSEWDYTLEGASRSKQYWALRVGLRQVKGLSEAAARRLVARRRNGYDSVRDLYFRAELDMKSLEMLANADAFRSIGMDRRSALWAVRGLSGQGGRRGALEELPLFAVASEGHEALQREAEVKLPSMPIGQQVIEDYASLRLSLKAHPVALLRGRLPGRKIVTAEVLKTLKSGSYVEVAGLILSRQRPGTAAGIIFMTLEDETDTVNVIVWPQVFEKYRQAVLGGRLVRVRGQLQIEQNVIHLIAREVEDLSQQLASLMEGAPTLKASVTRQIAKPNLWQHPRSTSVMPKGRNFH